The DNA region CTGTCATTACTGATGGTTACAAAAACGTTTAATCGAAGCTGGAAGACGATTGTGTGGGAcgtaattgatataattagtGCAAATACATAGTGCTATTAGAAAAAGACAGGAAGCAATACGCGGAATGAAGACGCGCGGCTCAGGCCGCTACTGTCAGTGATGGCGTGACTATCGTGAGTTAACTTCTGCTGTATCCATTACTAACTTAACTACAAaatgctttttataatatagaattcaTTTATGTCTTGTTTTAAATTCacgattataaaaatgtttcgatattaagagtatttattaataacgttaAAAAACTTCTGGAGTaggtatcaataaaaaaacatcggGATTAATtgacaacattttaattacaaaacaccaCAAAATCTATTTGACATGAAATGCCATGTTTCGGATTGCTTAAGTACATTGCCATGTATATCTATAATAGCTTTAGGTATAGTACTGATACCTGATACCTTATTTACTTGTGTATTTAATACtaagtacatacatttaataatacattttatacacattTCATTTGCACGTTTTATTGAGAGAAATTATCGAGAAATTACTAGGATTACTGGTAATTGTTTATACTGTACGGTCAATGCACTTTTGTGATAATATTAGTACCTAAAATGTTTCTcgtattaatcattattataaaaaaaaaccttataaatacttttaaatacatctgtgcatttaaattttattgttgaagccgttttttattttcataacttttgtaagtaaaactatacatttttttatttcaccttGTGTCTTGATTGAAACCAGCTTGTACTATATTTGAACTTCCAAAGCTATAGTAATCACAATGGTATCAGTTATACGAcatcgaatttatttatataatacattagttAATACTCCTATATTATTCCGAGCTTATATCACATACTTATAGCGGACACTCGACCGCactcaatatttaaaacattatatcaaCAGCACATTGGCATCAAAGTTcgtttaatgaatatttaagcaacaaataaataagtaccGTCTTCTGATTCCaacaaagataatattttatctcccCCGCTACATACACTTCACCGAATAACTTTTAGTTAAGCACTTATAGGTCTTCTTCGTGATAGTCACTTGTAAGTCATATACCACAAATTGCACGAGTTTTATggtccttatttttttttgtgattttatttacagttcaCTGGTTTACACGTGTATGGTTTCATCGTCGTCTTCGTCGTCAGAGTGTCGTTCTACGGATTGCTCTCGCGGGGATCGCGGCGGGGGTGCTGGGCTTCCAGGATCCACGTCTGGAGAGGGTGTGCGCCTAGCTTGTGCATAATAACCGAGGGCTCCCAAACCAGGAGCACCCAGTGATCCCAAGTGAGCAGACGGACCCGGCAGACCCAAACCTAACGGGGGAACACCCGCCATTGGAGCGCCAGGGTATAATCTGTAAAGATCATCTACTTGATACCCACATTTTGAACAGAGCttagaaaataaagtaattaagagacggtctttatttttttttttgtttatttcacattTCCTATAATGCCAGCAAATTTAATAAGGTGTTACTCACCGATATGGTAATGGTTTCTGTAATGTGTTTGCAGAGGCCGAGGCTGCTGCAGCAGCAGTTGCGGCAGCTTGACGATAGTATAAATCAGCAGAAGGGGCAGGCTGTGTTGGATACGCGGGCACTCCTGCCCAGTAACCTCCATACAAACGTTGAAAGGCGGCGTAGTTGCCAGCCTCTGCTAGTAACTCGAGTCCAACGGCCGTTTGACGCTTCCATTTCGTtctgaataacaaaaataccaTCATAATGccaagtgatttttttataaactccAGATCTCAAGAGTTCTTGTGTGAaagatctttttttataaaatgcataCAATATCTCATTGCTAATGGTTCAATGAATCAAATAAATCGATGTCGATTATTGGCAAAACCAACTACTAAAAGCATTTATGTCACATTACCAACTCAAATCTActctaaaattttttgaaactgCCGTTTACGTACCCTAAAGCAATAGATCACTAACCCTAGCGAACATTGTGACCCCAATAGTCATCAAATTTGTCACAGACCACTCGAAAGTACAATGAAGATGCCACAAtggaataactaataaaaaaataaataaaataataaatttgacaaaACGTCTTGGGCACTCGCATGTTCAGCAGAGCGTGGTCGAgtgatttaatttgatttatttgattcTCCCAAAAAGGGTGAATTGGTATAAATTACGAGACATTATTATGGGGAGCTAACTTTTTAATACCTTTCTATTTCAACTGTCGTTAATAATAAAGGCAACCTgagattttaaatactaaacacTTCGTTAATTTTACCTCGAAATAAATCttgataaaaacaatatttgttaattactaACACGAAATTAAAGAGATTATAATCAGCCAATTTATTAGGTAGGTAAGTATTACGTATTCAAACATACATAGGTATTAAGAAACTCATGTACACCAACATTCACTTACAAATTGAAACGtatactaaattttttttcgttccacgatattttaatcaaatttaactaagttttattcattcaaaat from Danaus plexippus chromosome 3 unlocalized genomic scaffold, MEX_DaPlex mxdp_30, whole genome shotgun sequence includes:
- the LOC116768847 gene encoding homeobox protein B-H1-like → MTVQRDQRERAPRTRFMITDILDAAPRDLSAHRDSDSDRSATDSPGVKDDSDDVSSKSCGDASALAKKQRKARTAFTDHQLQTLEKSFERQKYLSVQDRMELAAKLGLTDTQVKTWYQNRRTKWKRQTAVGLELLAEAGNYAAFQRLYGGYWAGVPAYPTQPAPSADLYYRQAAATAAAAASASANTLQKPLPYRLYPGAPMAGVPPLGLGLPGPSAHLGSLGAPGLGALGYYAQARRTPSPDVDPGSPAPPPRSPREQSVERHSDDEDDDETIHV